The following proteins are co-located in the Granulicella pectinivorans genome:
- a CDS encoding MoaD/ThiS family protein: MIRVELPAHLRTLAQAQGEVHLEVEAPVTIGRVLDALEQRYPALRGTVRDQTTKQRRPFLRFFACEQDLSHIAQDATLPAAVAHASEPLIILGAVAGG, from the coding sequence ATGATCCGCGTGGAACTGCCCGCTCACTTGCGAACACTCGCCCAGGCGCAGGGTGAGGTGCATCTGGAGGTCGAGGCGCCGGTCACGATCGGGCGTGTCCTCGATGCGTTGGAACAGCGCTATCCGGCGCTGCGCGGGACCGTGCGGGACCAGACGACGAAGCAGCGGAGGCCGTTTCTGCGGTTCTTTGCGTGCGAGCAAGATCTCTCGCACATCGCGCAGGACGCGACCTTGCCCGCCGCTGTGGCACATGCATCCGAACCGCTGATTATCCTTGGAGCCGTGGCCGGCGGCTAG
- a CDS encoding WD40/YVTN/BNR-like repeat-containing protein — MSHVRVLVGTRKGAFILSSDASRQDWKISGPHFAGWEIYHLKASPVNPDRIYASQSSAWFGQLIQRSDDGGETWTPVGNHFTYDGIPGTHQWYDGTAHPWEFKRVWHLEPSLTCPDTVLAGVEDAALFRSTDAGQTWEELSGLREHGTGPAWQPGAGGMCLHTILLSKQHPERITIAISSAGAFRSDDAGASWKAINHGLRSAHIPDPDAEVGHCVHHIAAHPQHPDTLFMQKHWDVMRSDDAGGNWQEVSGDLPTDFGFAIDVHAHEPETIYVIPISSDSLHYVHEGKLRVFRSRTGGNRWEALTEGLPQENCYVNVLRDAMAVDAMPSCGVYFGTSGGQVYASADSGDTWNAIVRDLPPVLSVEVQTLP, encoded by the coding sequence ATGAGCCACGTACGAGTTCTTGTGGGCACCCGCAAAGGTGCCTTTATCCTCAGCTCCGACGCATCACGCCAAGACTGGAAGATCTCCGGGCCGCACTTCGCGGGGTGGGAGATCTATCACCTGAAGGCTTCGCCGGTGAATCCGGACAGAATCTACGCTTCACAGTCGAGCGCGTGGTTCGGCCAATTGATCCAGAGGTCGGACGATGGCGGGGAGACGTGGACGCCGGTTGGCAACCACTTTACGTACGACGGCATTCCGGGGACGCACCAGTGGTACGACGGCACAGCGCACCCGTGGGAGTTCAAGCGGGTATGGCATCTGGAGCCTTCGCTGACGTGCCCGGACACGGTGCTGGCTGGCGTGGAGGATGCGGCTCTGTTTCGTTCGACGGATGCCGGGCAGACGTGGGAGGAGCTCTCCGGTCTGCGTGAACATGGCACCGGCCCGGCTTGGCAGCCCGGCGCGGGAGGGATGTGTCTCCATACGATTCTGCTGTCGAAGCAGCATCCCGAGCGGATTACGATTGCGATTTCGTCGGCTGGGGCTTTTCGCTCGGACGATGCGGGCGCGAGCTGGAAGGCGATCAATCATGGGCTGCGGTCGGCCCACATCCCGGATCCGGACGCCGAGGTGGGGCACTGCGTCCACCATATTGCCGCTCATCCGCAGCATCCCGACACGCTTTTTATGCAGAAACACTGGGATGTGATGCGTTCGGACGACGCGGGCGGGAACTGGCAGGAGGTCTCGGGGGACCTGCCGACGGACTTCGGATTTGCGATCGATGTGCATGCGCATGAGCCGGAGACGATCTACGTGATTCCCATCTCGAGCGACTCGCTGCACTACGTCCACGAGGGGAAGCTGCGGGTGTTTCGCAGCCGTACGGGCGGGAATCGTTGGGAGGCGCTGACGGAGGGGCTTCCGCAGGAGAACTGCTACGTGAATGTGCTGCGCGACGCCATGGCCGTGGACGCGATGCCTTCGTGCGGAGTTTACTTCGGCACGAGCGGAGGACAGGTGTACGCTTCGGCGGACTCGGGCGATACCTGGAACGCGATTGTGCGGGATCTGCCGCCTGTGCTCTCCGTCGAGGTACAGACGCTGCCATGA
- a CDS encoding winged helix-turn-helix transcriptional regulator, whose product MPAKPRQKRRSGCPVNLSLEIFGDRWSLLIVRDLMVRGYKTFKEFQNSGEKIATNILSERLVSLEADGILTRTPDPADGRKLIYRLTEKGIALAPIVLELLVWGARHNHTGAPIPVIDHMATNRDWVLKEVYRRWAEHDPTPFLPPFASTKKENA is encoded by the coding sequence GTGCCCGCAAAACCACGCCAGAAGCGCCGTTCCGGCTGTCCCGTCAATCTCTCGCTGGAGATCTTCGGCGACCGCTGGAGTCTGCTGATCGTCCGCGACCTGATGGTGCGGGGGTACAAGACGTTCAAGGAGTTCCAGAACTCGGGCGAAAAGATCGCGACGAACATTCTCTCCGAGCGCCTGGTCTCGCTGGAGGCCGACGGCATTCTCACCCGCACCCCCGATCCCGCCGATGGACGCAAGTTGATCTACCGGCTGACAGAGAAGGGAATCGCGCTGGCTCCGATTGTGCTTGAGCTGCTTGTCTGGGGAGCACGCCACAACCACACAGGAGCTCCTATTCCGGTGATCGACCATATGGCGACGAACCGCGATTGGGTGCTCAAAGAGGTCTATCGCCGCTGGGCCGAGCACGACCCAACGCCCTTTCTACCGCCATTCGCGAGTACGAAGAAGGAGAACGCATGA
- a CDS encoding glutathione-independent formaldehyde dehydrogenase produces MKALVYHGPKRVSVDTVPDAKIEKMTDVVIKLTTTNICGSDLHMYEGRTDVEKGKILGHENLGEVVEVGKAVDTVKKGDKVVLPFNIGCGFCANCEKGLSGYCLTCADPKVMPGMAGAAYGFAGMGPYSGGQAQYLRVPYADYNCLQLPEDADKKENDYVMLSDIFPTGWHATRLANLQPGESIIIYGAGPVGLMAAMSARIQGASQIFVVDGQADRLALASEIGATPIHTKDGDIGDQIRELTHGLGADCGAECIGYQCSNSAGKEVPNLVMNSLVDSVKATGSLGIIGVFVPKDPGSDDKLAKVGQIAFDLGKFWFKGQKMGTGQCNVKAYNRRLAELIHHDKANPSMIISHELPLEKAPEAYKHFDNRDKGWTKVILKPNDA; encoded by the coding sequence ATGAAAGCACTTGTTTATCACGGACCCAAGAGGGTCTCGGTCGACACCGTACCCGACGCAAAGATTGAGAAGATGACGGATGTCGTCATCAAGCTGACCACCACCAACATCTGCGGCTCCGACCTTCACATGTACGAAGGCCGCACCGACGTCGAGAAGGGCAAGATTCTGGGTCACGAGAATCTCGGCGAGGTGGTCGAGGTGGGTAAGGCCGTCGATACGGTGAAAAAGGGGGACAAGGTCGTCCTTCCCTTCAACATTGGCTGCGGATTCTGCGCCAACTGCGAAAAGGGTCTCTCCGGCTACTGCCTCACCTGCGCCGACCCAAAGGTGATGCCGGGCATGGCCGGCGCGGCCTACGGATTCGCCGGGATGGGCCCCTACTCCGGCGGACAGGCCCAGTATCTGCGGGTTCCATACGCCGACTACAACTGCCTCCAGTTGCCGGAAGACGCCGACAAGAAGGAGAACGACTACGTCATGCTCTCGGACATCTTCCCGACCGGATGGCATGCGACACGGCTTGCAAATCTGCAGCCGGGTGAGTCGATCATCATCTACGGCGCCGGCCCCGTTGGCCTGATGGCTGCCATGTCGGCCCGCATCCAGGGCGCGAGCCAGATCTTCGTGGTCGATGGCCAGGCTGACCGCCTCGCTCTCGCCAGTGAGATCGGCGCGACGCCCATCCACACCAAGGACGGCGACATCGGCGACCAAATCCGCGAACTCACCCACGGGCTAGGTGCGGACTGCGGTGCGGAGTGCATTGGGTACCAGTGCAGCAACTCCGCCGGCAAGGAAGTGCCGAATCTCGTCATGAACTCGCTGGTTGACTCGGTCAAGGCGACCGGATCGCTTGGCATCATCGGCGTCTTCGTCCCCAAGGATCCAGGTTCGGACGACAAACTCGCCAAGGTCGGTCAGATCGCCTTCGATCTGGGCAAGTTCTGGTTCAAAGGACAGAAGATGGGTACTGGCCAATGCAACGTGAAGGCCTATAACCGTCGCCTGGCCGAGTTGATCCATCATGACAAGGCCAATCCCTCGATGATCATCTCGCACGAACTGCCCCTCGAAAAGGCTCCCGAGGCATACAAGCACTTTGACAACCGCGACAAGGGCTGGACGAAGGTGATTCTGAAGCCAAACGATGCGTAA
- the rimP gene encoding ribosome maturation factor RimP codes for MAIQMDAIRALAVRVAASHHLEVVDVEFSGGGKFRALRVFLEKDAEERAKLKAMAEADAELDLPRGVPVEMLSGTTHEDCAAFAQDFGTLLDVEDVIPGAEYTLEVSSPGLERKLYKAEDYQRFIGSLVKLQTFTPVVLDAGKAGESKGNRQWQGRLSKFAEGVLTLDLAAVKQKGKAKKASSATQVEIALANVEKANLVAEI; via the coding sequence ATGGCGATTCAGATGGACGCAATTCGGGCACTGGCCGTGAGAGTAGCGGCATCTCATCACCTGGAGGTGGTGGATGTTGAGTTCTCCGGAGGCGGTAAGTTTCGCGCGCTGCGCGTATTCCTGGAAAAAGACGCCGAAGAACGGGCCAAGCTGAAGGCGATGGCCGAGGCCGACGCCGAACTTGATCTGCCCAGGGGCGTTCCGGTCGAAATGCTCTCGGGTACGACGCACGAGGACTGCGCCGCTTTCGCGCAGGACTTCGGCACGTTGCTCGACGTGGAAGACGTCATCCCCGGTGCCGAGTACACCTTGGAGGTCTCCTCGCCCGGGCTCGAACGCAAGCTCTACAAGGCCGAAGACTACCAGCGTTTTATCGGCAGTCTGGTCAAGCTCCAGACCTTTACGCCTGTCGTTCTGGATGCCGGAAAAGCAGGCGAAAGCAAGGGCAACCGTCAGTGGCAAGGGCGGCTCTCAAAGTTTGCCGAGGGCGTTCTGACGCTGGACCTGGCGGCAGTCAAGCAGAAGGGCAAGGCCAAGAAGGCATCGTCCGCAACGCAGGTTGAGATCGCGCTCGCGAACGTCGAGAAGGCGAATCTCGTCGCAGAGATTTAG